In a genomic window of Dyadobacter fermentans DSM 18053:
- a CDS encoding IS481 family transposase, with protein sequence MATDSLRAEARQKWVMLYKQIGNISVAARRCGIARSTLQRWIKREDENLFTDRSHRPHRLGRQKYRPEDEALVLKVRDEFKYGKLRICSHLFRLHDLKISTSTVARILEKHSVAPIRRFTKHSPPIRYAKLVPGERVQLDVCKIRAGLYQYTAIDDCTRLRVLKLYTRRSAANSIDFLDKLIDEFHYPIQRIQTDRGQEFFAVAFQQKLMDYCIKFRPIKPRSPHLNGKVERSQQTDLQEFYTTVDLRDPQLDDKLAQWQFHYNYFRPHSSLGGKTPIEFASEHSAKASFWDEIEAIYDETKERIREQAYWRDLRMAKLTKKSKT encoded by the coding sequence ATGGCCACTGACAGCCTGAGAGCAGAAGCAAGGCAGAAATGGGTTATGCTCTATAAACAGATCGGAAACATATCGGTTGCCGCCAGGAGGTGCGGAATTGCTAGATCTACGTTACAACGTTGGATAAAACGTGAGGATGAAAATCTCTTTACAGATCGGTCTCACCGTCCGCATCGGCTGGGGCGACAAAAGTATCGTCCTGAAGACGAGGCCCTCGTACTTAAGGTACGCGATGAATTCAAGTATGGAAAACTCAGAATCTGCTCTCATCTGTTCAGGCTCCATGATTTGAAGATTTCAACTTCTACCGTAGCGAGAATACTCGAAAAGCATTCAGTTGCACCTATTCGTCGATTTACTAAACATTCCCCTCCAATTCGATATGCTAAGCTCGTTCCTGGCGAACGTGTACAGTTAGACGTCTGCAAGATCAGAGCTGGCCTGTATCAATACACGGCGATTGATGATTGTACCCGCCTAAGGGTGTTGAAACTTTACACGCGTCGGTCGGCCGCCAATTCAATCGATTTTCTGGACAAGCTTATTGATGAATTTCATTACCCCATTCAACGTATTCAAACGGACAGAGGACAGGAGTTTTTTGCGGTCGCATTTCAGCAGAAGTTGATGGATTACTGCATCAAGTTTCGTCCCATAAAACCCAGGTCACCACATTTAAACGGCAAAGTTGAACGAAGCCAGCAGACAGATCTCCAGGAATTTTACACAACAGTTGACTTACGAGACCCCCAATTGGACGACAAACTCGCTCAATGGCAATTTCACTACAATTACTTCCGCCCACACAGCTCGTTGGGCGGTAAGACTCCGATCGAATTTGCCTCCGAACACTCTGCTAAGGCATCTTTCTGGGACGAAATCGAGGCCATATACGACGAAACAAAGGAACGCATTAGAGAACAAGCCTACTGGCGAGACCTGCGGATGGCAAAGTTGACTAAGAAAAGCAAAACATAG
- a CDS encoding integrase core domain-containing protein, whose product MPTARCSGTIEPLHFKLRGFLSFSAASTSIERAILAYNNLRPHASIGYLTPNQAHRHSRPLPPKWYPYKKLRFGNIQYGAHFQQTG is encoded by the coding sequence TTGCCGACTGCGAGATGTAGCGGAACTATAGAGCCACTACATTTTAAGCTAAGAGGTTTTCTTTCTTTTTCAGCAGCAAGCACTTCTATCGAACGAGCCATTCTTGCCTACAATAACCTTCGACCACACGCTTCAATCGGATATCTGACGCCCAACCAGGCGCATCGACACTCACGCCCGCTCCCACCAAAATGGTATCCGTATAAAAAATTGCGGTTCGGAAATATCCAATACGGCGCTCATTTTCAGCAAACTGGCTAG